Proteins encoded within one genomic window of Micromonospora halotolerans:
- a CDS encoding NUDIX hydrolase produces the protein MTIDGFAAPPALVEHARRFRAEGGVPAVPRVAATVLLLRPAGADFEVYLIRRVAAMTFGGMYAFPGGGVDRSDSQAHLDWAGPTPAGWGERLHLDPAAAQAVVCAAAREVFEEAGVLLAGPDGGTVVGDVSGDDWEAARQDLVARRTGFADLLAGKGLTLRSDLLLPWSRWITPEFEPRRFDTYFFVALLPEGQRTRDVSGEADHTLWLRPADALARAEAGELTMLPPTMVTLGEVAAAGDLAGVARAADGRDPGIPVTPHLDLSDAEAPRFRLS, from the coding sequence ATGACGATCGACGGCTTCGCCGCACCCCCCGCCCTGGTGGAGCACGCCCGCCGGTTCCGCGCCGAGGGTGGTGTGCCGGCCGTGCCGCGGGTCGCCGCCACCGTGCTGCTGCTCCGCCCGGCCGGCGCCGACTTCGAGGTGTACCTGATCCGCCGGGTGGCCGCGATGACGTTCGGCGGGATGTACGCCTTCCCCGGCGGCGGCGTGGACCGCTCCGACTCGCAGGCGCACCTGGACTGGGCCGGCCCGACGCCGGCCGGGTGGGGCGAGCGGCTCCACCTCGACCCGGCCGCCGCGCAGGCGGTCGTCTGCGCCGCCGCCCGGGAGGTCTTCGAGGAGGCGGGCGTGCTGCTGGCCGGCCCGGACGGCGGGACCGTGGTCGGGGACGTGAGCGGGGATGACTGGGAGGCGGCCCGGCAGGACCTGGTGGCCCGGCGGACCGGCTTCGCCGACCTGCTGGCCGGGAAGGGGCTCACCCTCCGGTCCGACCTGCTGCTGCCGTGGAGCCGGTGGATCACCCCGGAGTTCGAGCCGCGCCGCTTCGACACGTACTTTTTCGTCGCCCTGCTGCCGGAGGGGCAGCGGACCCGGGACGTCTCCGGCGAGGCCGACCACACGCTGTGGCTGCGCCCGGCGGACGCCCTGGCGCGGGCGGAGGCCGGCGAGCTGACCATGCTGCCGCCCACGATGGTGACCCTCGGCGAGGTCGCCGCCGCCGGCGACCTGGCCGGTGTGGCCCGCGCGGCGGACGGGCGCGACCCCGGCATTCCGGTCACCCCGCACCTCGACCTCTCCGACGCCGAGGCGCCCCGCTTCCGTCTCTCCTGA
- a CDS encoding helix-turn-helix transcriptional regulator: MLETSARLLRLLSLLQTPRDWTGAELAERLAVSARTVRNDVERLRELGYPVHGTRGAVGGYRLGAGAALPPLLLDDEEAVAVAVGLRTAAGGSVAGIEETSLRALAKLEQVLPHRLRRRVTALHTHTVRVPHDQPGPTVDAGTLSVIGAACRDRERLRFDYVRHDGTADRREVEPYRLVNWGRRWYLVAFDPARDDWRTFRVDRLSPRTPTGPRFAARELPGDVVDRVRHGVSSAAWRHRARVRVHAPAEVVADRINPAVGTVEPAGDAACVLHTGADRLETIAVWLGLLDLDFTMEDPPELADLLRSLAERYLRAAG, from the coding sequence ATGTTGGAGACCTCGGCGCGGCTGCTGCGTCTGCTCTCGCTGCTGCAGACCCCGCGCGACTGGACCGGCGCCGAACTGGCCGAGCGCCTCGCGGTGAGCGCCCGGACCGTGCGCAACGACGTGGAGCGGCTGCGCGAGCTCGGCTACCCGGTGCACGGCACCCGGGGCGCGGTCGGCGGCTACCGGCTGGGCGCCGGAGCGGCCCTGCCTCCGCTGCTCCTGGACGACGAGGAGGCGGTGGCGGTGGCGGTCGGGCTGCGGACCGCCGCTGGCGGAAGCGTCGCCGGCATCGAGGAGACCTCGCTGCGGGCGCTGGCCAAACTGGAGCAGGTGCTCCCCCACCGGCTGCGCCGACGGGTCACCGCCCTGCACACGCACACCGTCCGCGTGCCGCACGACCAGCCCGGCCCGACCGTGGACGCCGGGACGCTCAGCGTGATCGGGGCGGCCTGCCGGGACCGGGAGCGGCTGCGGTTCGACTACGTCCGGCACGACGGGACCGCGGACCGGCGGGAGGTCGAGCCGTACCGGCTGGTCAACTGGGGCCGGCGCTGGTACCTGGTGGCCTTCGACCCGGCGCGGGACGACTGGCGCACCTTCCGGGTCGACCGGCTCAGCCCGCGTACCCCGACGGGTCCGCGGTTCGCGGCGCGCGAGCTGCCCGGGGACGTGGTGGACCGCGTGCGGCACGGGGTCTCCTCGGCCGCCTGGCGGCACCGGGCGCGCGTCCGCGTGCACGCCCCCGCCGAGGTGGTGGCCGACCGGATCAACCCGGCCGTCGGCACCGTCGAGCCGGCCGGCGACGCGGCCTGCGTCCTGCACACGGGCGCCGACCGGCTGGAGACGATCGCGGTCTGGCTCGGCCTGCTCGACCTCGACTTCACCATGGAGGACCCGCCCGAGCTGGCCGACCTCCTGCGCTCCCTCGCGGAGCGCTACCTCCGCGCCGCCGGCTGA
- a CDS encoding epoxide hydrolase family protein yields MADNTAIVPFRIDVPQADLDDLADRLARTRWAEELPADPDPAAPAGPIPPGWEYGVPLSWVRRLAERWRTTYDWREWEARLNAYPQFTTEIDGQRVHFLHVRSPEPDATPLILTHGWPGTVAEWLDVIGPLTDPRAHGGDPGEAFHLVVPSVPGFGFSGPTRERGWNRHRVARAWAELMRRLGYERYGAAGNDLGAFVSPEVGRADPEHVLGVHVTQVFSLPSGDPAELAALTEEERGKVAFADWFVQRRGGYDKLHSTEPQNVAHALADSPVGLLGWLGQLMGDQIDADHVLTNTTIYWLTNTAASAARYYYEDAEAVHPTQKVNGRGAAAPEPTTVPLGLANFAWDFQSIRTLAERDHKNIVSWHTYDRGGHFAAHQVPDLFVADLREFFAALR; encoded by the coding sequence ATGGCAGACAACACCGCGATCGTCCCGTTCCGTATCGACGTCCCGCAGGCCGACCTGGACGACCTCGCCGACCGGCTGGCCCGGACCCGCTGGGCCGAGGAGCTGCCCGCCGACCCCGACCCGGCCGCCCCCGCCGGCCCGATCCCGCCCGGCTGGGAGTACGGCGTCCCGCTGAGCTGGGTGCGGCGGCTGGCCGAGCGCTGGCGCACCACCTACGACTGGCGGGAGTGGGAGGCGCGGCTCAACGCGTACCCGCAGTTCACCACCGAGATCGACGGCCAGCGGGTGCACTTCCTGCACGTCCGCTCGCCCGAGCCGGACGCCACCCCGCTGATCCTCACCCACGGCTGGCCGGGCACCGTCGCGGAGTGGCTGGACGTGATCGGTCCGCTGACCGACCCGCGGGCGCACGGCGGCGACCCGGGCGAGGCCTTCCACCTGGTGGTCCCGTCGGTGCCGGGGTTCGGCTTCTCCGGGCCGACCCGGGAGCGCGGCTGGAACCGCCACCGGGTGGCCCGCGCCTGGGCCGAGCTGATGCGCCGCCTCGGCTACGAGCGGTACGGCGCGGCCGGCAACGACCTCGGCGCGTTCGTGTCGCCGGAGGTGGGCCGGGCCGACCCGGAGCACGTGCTGGGGGTGCACGTCACGCAGGTCTTCTCCCTGCCGTCCGGTGACCCGGCCGAACTGGCCGCCCTCACCGAGGAGGAGCGGGGCAAGGTGGCGTTCGCCGATTGGTTCGTGCAGCGGCGGGGCGGCTACGACAAGCTGCACTCGACCGAGCCGCAGAACGTGGCCCACGCGCTGGCCGACTCGCCGGTGGGCCTGCTCGGCTGGCTGGGCCAGCTCATGGGCGACCAGATCGACGCCGACCACGTCCTCACCAACACGACCATCTACTGGCTGACCAACACGGCGGCCTCGGCGGCCCGCTACTACTACGAGGACGCCGAGGCCGTACACCCGACGCAGAAGGTCAACGGGCGGGGCGCGGCGGCGCCGGAGCCGACCACGGTGCCGCTCGGCCTGGCCAACTTCGCCTGGGACTTCCAGTCGATCCGCACCCTCGCCGAGCGGGACCACAAGAACATCGTCAGCTGGCACACGTACGACCGGGGCGGGCACTTCGCCGCGCACCAGGTGCCCGACCTGTTCGTGGCGGACCTCCGGGAGTTCTTCGCCGCGCTGCGCTGA
- the pstB gene encoding phosphate ABC transporter ATP-binding protein PstB, translated as MAKRIEATDVSAYYGGFKAIENINLTVEPKTVTALIGPSGCGKSTFLRSVNRMHEVLPGARVEGSLTIDGQDVYDRDVDVTAVRRMIGMVFQRPNPFPTMSIFENVVAGLRLNGVRRKSILEEAAEKALRSANLWDEVKDRLGKPGAGLSGGQQQRLCIARTIAVEPQVVLMDEPCSALDPISTLAIEDLMFQLKDKFTIIIVTHNMQQAARVSDRTAFFSIEKTGDPGRLIEYDNTQKIFSNPSQKKTEDYITGRFG; from the coding sequence ATGGCCAAGCGCATCGAAGCCACCGACGTCTCCGCCTACTACGGCGGGTTCAAGGCGATCGAGAACATCAACCTGACCGTCGAGCCGAAGACGGTCACCGCCCTGATCGGCCCGTCCGGCTGCGGCAAGTCCACCTTCCTGCGGTCGGTCAACCGGATGCACGAGGTGCTCCCGGGCGCCCGGGTCGAGGGCAGCCTGACCATCGACGGCCAGGACGTCTACGACCGGGACGTCGACGTCACCGCGGTGCGGCGGATGATCGGAATGGTCTTCCAGCGGCCGAACCCGTTCCCCACCATGAGCATCTTCGAGAACGTGGTGGCCGGCCTGCGGCTCAACGGCGTGCGGCGCAAGTCGATCCTGGAGGAGGCCGCCGAGAAGGCGCTCCGCTCGGCGAACCTCTGGGACGAGGTGAAGGACCGGCTCGGCAAGCCGGGCGCCGGCCTCTCCGGCGGTCAGCAGCAGCGGCTCTGCATCGCCCGCACCATCGCCGTCGAGCCGCAGGTGGTGCTGATGGACGAGCCCTGCTCGGCGCTGGACCCGATCTCCACGCTGGCCATCGAGGACCTGATGTTCCAGCTCAAGGACAAGTTCACCATCATCATCGTCACGCACAACATGCAGCAGGCCGCGCGGGTGTCGGACCGGACCGCCTTCTTCTCCATCGAGAAGACCGGTGACCCGGGCCGGCTGATCGAGTACGACAACACCCAGAAGATCTTCAGCAACCCGAGCCAGAAGAAGACCGAGGACTACATCACCGGCCGCTTCGGCTGA
- the pstA gene encoding phosphate ABC transporter permease PstA produces the protein MTTTVTSHRPQPPAQPLTLRARRLPAYAAPVIAVVALLASAGIVYGAGIGGPVLVVVLGALLYLAGLFAAANAVEGRRAARNRTWSALIHSAFVLAVLPLASVVWTLVSKGSERLDGNFFGTSMNNIGARDANGGAYHAIIGTLEQVGIATLITVPLGVLCAIYIVEYGRGRFAFTIRFFVDVMTGIPSIVTGLFVLAFWVLIVSPWFNDGRPGFSGFAAALALSVLMLPTVVRSTEEMLRLVPAPLREGAYALGVPKWKTILRVVLPTALPGIVTGIMLAIARAAGETAPVLLVAGGGAAINFNPFENNQSSLALFVYQQAGEASKYSPARAWTAALTLVALVLVLTVAAKLLARRNRLGR, from the coding sequence ATGACCACCACCGTCACCTCCCACCGCCCGCAGCCCCCGGCCCAGCCGCTCACGCTGCGGGCCCGGCGACTTCCGGCGTACGCCGCGCCCGTCATCGCCGTGGTGGCGCTGCTGGCCTCGGCCGGTATCGTCTACGGTGCCGGCATCGGCGGCCCGGTCCTGGTCGTGGTCCTCGGCGCGCTGCTCTACCTGGCCGGCCTCTTCGCCGCCGCGAACGCGGTGGAGGGCCGCCGGGCCGCCCGCAACCGGACCTGGAGCGCGCTCATCCACTCCGCCTTCGTGCTGGCGGTGCTGCCGCTGGCCTCGGTGGTCTGGACCCTGGTCAGCAAGGGCTCCGAGCGGCTGGACGGCAACTTCTTCGGCACCTCGATGAACAACATCGGGGCCCGGGACGCCAACGGCGGCGCCTACCACGCCATCATCGGCACCCTGGAGCAGGTCGGCATCGCCACGCTGATCACCGTCCCGCTCGGCGTGCTCTGCGCGATCTACATCGTCGAGTACGGCCGGGGCCGGTTCGCCTTCACCATCCGCTTCTTCGTGGACGTGATGACCGGCATCCCGTCGATCGTCACCGGCCTGTTCGTGCTGGCCTTCTGGGTGCTGATCGTGTCGCCGTGGTTCAACGACGGCCGGCCGGGCTTCTCCGGCTTCGCCGCCGCGCTGGCCCTGAGCGTGCTCATGCTGCCGACCGTGGTCCGGTCCACCGAGGAGATGCTGCGCCTCGTACCGGCCCCGCTGCGCGAGGGCGCCTACGCCCTCGGCGTACCGAAGTGGAAGACCATCCTGCGGGTCGTGCTGCCGACCGCGCTGCCCGGCATCGTCACCGGCATCATGCTCGCCATCGCGCGGGCGGCCGGCGAGACCGCGCCGGTGCTGCTCGTGGCCGGCGGCGGCGCCGCGATCAACTTCAACCCGTTCGAGAACAACCAGTCGTCGCTGGCCCTCTTCGTCTACCAGCAGGCCGGCGAGGCCTCGAAGTACTCGCCGGCACGGGCGTGGACCGCGGCGCTGACCCTGGTCGCCCTCGTCCTCGTCCTGACCGTCGCGGCGAAGTTGCTGGCCCGTCGTAACCGGCTCGGCCGATGA
- the pstC gene encoding phosphate ABC transporter permease subunit PstC, whose amino-acid sequence MGDTPHRSAHAGTGGTRVATSHEWPAGASARVAEPSGIPGIPDNGLGGGGGLPRARAFGAERAFRGLTLAAGTTVLVVIAAIAIFLIAKAVPALRDNSESFWTFEGWFPNDDPPKFGIGALAFGTVLTALLALLMAVPVALGIALYLSHYAPRRLGNALGFLIDLLAAVPSVVFGLWGRDYFAQPVADLSAWLHRYFGWIPIFGDGPYGNSILLGSVVLAIMVLPIVTSLSREVFRQTPTANEEAALALGATRWEMVRTAVLPYGRPGVIAAVMLGLGRALGETIALALTLGSTYAISFNVLQSGGNSIAANIANRFAEANDTGRGALIASGLVLFAITLIVNITARAIIHRRREFTESAA is encoded by the coding sequence ATGGGTGACACCCCTCACCGCTCGGCGCACGCCGGCACCGGCGGGACCCGCGTGGCCACGAGCCACGAGTGGCCCGCCGGTGCCTCGGCGCGTGTGGCCGAGCCCTCCGGCATCCCTGGCATTCCCGACAACGGCCTGGGTGGCGGCGGCGGGCTGCCCCGGGCCCGGGCCTTCGGCGCGGAACGCGCGTTCCGTGGCCTGACCCTGGCCGCCGGCACCACCGTCCTGGTGGTCATCGCGGCCATCGCGATCTTCCTGATCGCCAAGGCCGTGCCGGCGCTGCGGGACAACAGCGAGTCCTTCTGGACCTTCGAGGGCTGGTTCCCGAACGACGACCCGCCGAAGTTCGGCATCGGCGCACTCGCCTTCGGCACCGTGCTCACCGCGCTGCTCGCCCTGCTCATGGCGGTGCCGGTGGCGCTGGGCATCGCCCTCTACCTGTCGCACTACGCCCCGCGCCGGCTGGGCAACGCCCTCGGCTTCCTCATCGACCTGCTGGCCGCCGTGCCGAGCGTGGTCTTCGGGCTCTGGGGCCGGGACTACTTCGCCCAGCCGGTCGCCGACCTGTCGGCCTGGCTGCACCGGTACTTCGGCTGGATCCCGATCTTCGGCGACGGCCCGTACGGGAACTCGATCCTGCTCGGCTCGGTGGTGCTGGCGATCATGGTGCTGCCCATCGTCACCTCGCTCTCCCGCGAGGTGTTCCGGCAGACCCCGACCGCCAACGAGGAGGCCGCCCTCGCCCTGGGCGCCACCCGCTGGGAGATGGTCCGCACCGCGGTCCTGCCCTACGGCCGGCCGGGCGTGATCGCCGCGGTGATGCTGGGCCTGGGCCGCGCGCTCGGCGAGACCATCGCCCTGGCGCTGACCCTCGGCTCCACCTACGCCATCTCGTTCAACGTCCTGCAGAGCGGCGGCAACTCGATCGCCGCGAACATCGCGAACCGGTTCGCCGAGGCGAACGACACCGGCCGGGGCGCGCTGATCGCCTCCGGCCTGGTGCTCTTCGCGATCACGCTGATCGTCAACATCACCGCGCGGGCGATCATCCACCGCCGCCGCGAGTTCACGGAGTCGGCCGCATGA
- the pstS gene encoding phosphate ABC transporter substrate-binding protein PstS: protein MKLQRHGAIACLALTAVLGLSACGSDNNEPTGTSASGSAAAVDCGKGTLNAQGSSAQKNAMSEWIKAYQQQCAGTTINYEPTGSGAGIQAFIAGTADFAGSDSALKPEEQPQADAKCSGGQALNLPMVIGPVAIVYNVSGVDNLQLTPATLAKVFAGKVTKWDDPAIKADNPDAKLPSTAIQAVHRSDESGTTDNFTKYLSKTAESDWTFGNAKAWKAPGGVGAAKSDGVASKVKGTDGTISYVEWSYAENGGLKKAKVKNGAGEFAELTAESAGKTIAGAKIEGQGNDLKMSIDYNTTEAGAYPIVLATYEIVCSKGLAADKLPLVKGLLSHAASAEGQQDLVELGYAPLPESVRAKVETAVKSLS, encoded by the coding sequence GTGAAGCTCCAGCGGCACGGCGCCATTGCCTGCCTCGCTCTTACCGCGGTGCTCGGTCTCAGCGCCTGCGGCTCGGACAACAACGAGCCGACCGGCACCTCCGCCTCCGGCTCCGCGGCCGCGGTCGACTGCGGCAAGGGCACGCTGAACGCGCAGGGTTCCTCCGCGCAGAAGAACGCCATGTCCGAGTGGATCAAGGCGTACCAGCAGCAGTGCGCCGGCACCACGATCAACTACGAGCCCACCGGCTCGGGCGCCGGCATCCAGGCCTTCATCGCCGGCACCGCCGACTTCGCCGGCTCCGACTCCGCGCTCAAGCCGGAGGAGCAGCCGCAGGCCGACGCCAAGTGCAGCGGCGGTCAGGCCCTCAACCTGCCGATGGTCATCGGCCCGGTGGCCATCGTCTACAACGTCAGCGGCGTGGACAACCTCCAGCTCACCCCGGCCACCCTGGCGAAGGTCTTCGCCGGCAAGGTGACCAAGTGGGACGACCCGGCGATCAAGGCCGACAACCCGGACGCGAAGCTGCCGTCCACCGCGATCCAGGCGGTGCACCGCTCCGACGAGTCGGGCACCACCGACAACTTCACCAAGTACCTGTCGAAGACCGCCGAGTCCGACTGGACCTTCGGCAACGCCAAGGCCTGGAAGGCCCCGGGCGGCGTCGGCGCGGCCAAGTCCGACGGTGTGGCCAGCAAGGTCAAGGGCACCGACGGCACCATCAGCTACGTCGAGTGGTCCTACGCCGAGAACGGCGGCCTGAAGAAGGCCAAGGTCAAGAACGGTGCCGGTGAGTTCGCCGAGCTGACCGCCGAGTCGGCCGGCAAGACCATCGCCGGGGCCAAGATCGAGGGCCAGGGCAACGACCTCAAGATGTCGATCGACTACAACACCACGGAGGCCGGGGCGTACCCGATCGTCCTGGCGACCTACGAGATCGTCTGCAGCAAGGGCCTCGCGGCCGACAAGCTGCCGCTGGTCAAGGGCCTGCTGAGCCACGCCGCCAGCGCCGAGGGCCAGCAGGACCTGGTCGAGCTGGGCTACGCCCCGCTGCCCGAGTCGGTCCGCGCCAAGGTCGAGACCGCGGTCAAGAGCCTCTCCTGA
- the mshD gene encoding mycothiol synthase — translation MSSTTPTADRVARADRLAPVEVAEVLALARIAGDADGADPLDEHVLLRLRDPEAPAVHLTARAADDTLTGYAHLDTTDPAEGIGVELVVHPAYRRRGTGRALARGVLAAASGPLRAWAHGDHPSAAALGVDLGFTRARALWQLRRPLTAALPEPALPEGVRLRAFRPGEDDDAWLAVNNAAFAQHPEQGRWTTDDLRVRLSEPWFDPAGFLLAEDSATGRLLGFHWTKVHERPGSARIGEVYVLGVDPSTHRGGLGRALTTAGLSYLRDRRGLDRVMLYVDDSNGAAVALYERLGFARWSAHVNYHLG, via the coding sequence ATGAGCAGCACCACGCCGACCGCCGACCGTGTCGCCCGCGCCGACCGGCTGGCGCCGGTCGAGGTCGCCGAGGTGCTGGCGCTGGCCCGCATCGCCGGCGACGCGGACGGCGCGGACCCGCTCGACGAGCACGTGCTGCTCCGGCTGCGCGACCCCGAGGCCCCCGCCGTGCACCTCACGGCCCGCGCCGCCGACGACACCCTGACCGGGTACGCCCACCTCGACACCACCGACCCCGCCGAAGGGATCGGGGTGGAGCTGGTGGTGCATCCGGCGTACCGGCGGCGCGGCACCGGGCGGGCCCTCGCCCGGGGCGTGCTGGCCGCCGCCTCCGGGCCGCTGCGCGCCTGGGCGCACGGCGACCACCCGTCGGCCGCCGCGCTCGGGGTCGACCTGGGCTTCACCCGCGCCCGGGCGCTCTGGCAGCTGCGCCGCCCGCTGACCGCCGCGCTGCCCGAGCCCGCCCTGCCGGAGGGGGTGCGGCTGCGCGCGTTCCGCCCGGGCGAGGACGACGACGCCTGGCTGGCGGTCAACAACGCCGCCTTCGCCCAGCACCCCGAGCAGGGCCGGTGGACCACCGACGACCTGCGGGTGCGCCTCTCCGAGCCGTGGTTCGACCCGGCCGGCTTCCTGCTCGCGGAGGATTCGGCCACCGGCCGGCTGCTCGGCTTCCACTGGACGAAGGTGCACGAGCGCCCGGGCTCGGCCCGGATCGGCGAGGTCTACGTGCTCGGGGTGGACCCGTCCACGCACCGCGGCGGCCTCGGCCGGGCGCTCACCACGGCCGGCCTGTCCTACCTGCGGGACCGGCGAGGGCTGGACCGGGTGATGCTCTACGTGGACGACTCCAACGGCGCCGCCGTGGCCCTCTACGAGCGCCTCGGCTTCGCCCGCTGGTCGGCGCACGTCAACTACCACCTCGGCTGA
- a CDS encoding polysaccharide deacetylase family protein — translation MPASTLRAAGMVTLVVAALLGSAYALGRSLMPEEPPRGNGVAASVHAPHYGDQPPSTEFPGPPGGGYGEPSPDASPSAPAPSRRADDSEGPYGAEVSTGSARIALTFDDGPDPQWTPQVLALLKEYGVKATFCVVGENAEAHPDLVQSIVADGHTLCNHSWNHDITLGERSAGAIRDDLSRTNDAILAAAPDARIAYFRQPGGAWTYPVVSVCEELGMTPLHWAVDPTDWQVPGAAKIAEVVLAETRPGSIVLMHDAGGDRSGTVEALQHLLPELLQRFQLEALPTGTT, via the coding sequence GACGTTGGTGGTGGCCGCGCTCCTCGGCTCCGCGTACGCGCTCGGGCGCAGCCTCATGCCCGAAGAGCCGCCCCGGGGCAACGGCGTGGCGGCCAGCGTCCACGCGCCGCACTACGGCGACCAGCCGCCCAGCACTGAGTTTCCCGGGCCGCCGGGCGGCGGTTACGGCGAGCCGAGCCCCGACGCCAGCCCGAGCGCCCCCGCACCCAGCCGCCGTGCCGACGACAGCGAGGGCCCGTACGGCGCGGAGGTCAGCACCGGCTCGGCCCGGATCGCGCTGACCTTCGACGACGGCCCCGACCCACAGTGGACCCCGCAGGTGCTCGCCCTGCTCAAGGAGTACGGCGTGAAGGCCACCTTCTGCGTGGTCGGGGAGAACGCGGAGGCCCACCCGGACCTGGTCCAGTCGATCGTGGCCGACGGGCACACGCTCTGCAATCACTCCTGGAACCACGACATCACGCTGGGCGAACGCTCCGCGGGGGCCATCCGGGACGACCTGAGCCGCACCAACGACGCGATCCTGGCGGCGGCACCGGACGCGCGGATCGCCTACTTCCGGCAGCCGGGCGGCGCCTGGACCTACCCGGTGGTGTCGGTCTGCGAGGAACTGGGCATGACGCCGCTGCACTGGGCGGTCGACCCGACGGACTGGCAGGTGCCCGGTGCCGCCAAGATCGCCGAGGTGGTGCTGGCCGAGACCCGGCCGGGTTCGATCGTGCTCATGCACGACGCGGGCGGCGACCGTTCCGGCACGGTCGAGGCGTTGCAGCACCTCCTCCCCGAACTGCTGCAGCGCTTCCAGCTCGAAGCGCTGCCCACCGGCACCACGTGA